The following are encoded together in the Thiobacillus sp. SCUT-2 genome:
- a CDS encoding DUF1109 domain-containing protein: MKTDDLVLLLARGEGPVPRHVAARRYAAAIVVGAVAAGALMLGLLGVRPDLGEAVRLPMFWAKIAYVASLAAASLRAVARLSQPGARIGARLGVALAVPVLAMWALAAVVLARAEPAARMDLVLGETWAVCPFLIAMLSAPVFAATLWAMRELAPTRLPLAGAAAGLLSGAVGGLVYCLHCPEMAAPFIGTWYLLGMLIPAAAGALVGRRALRW; encoded by the coding sequence ATGAAGACCGACGACCTCGTTCTGCTGCTGGCGCGGGGGGAGGGGCCCGTGCCGCGCCATGTCGCGGCGCGCCGATACGCCGCCGCCATTGTCGTGGGTGCGGTCGCGGCGGGCGCGCTGATGCTCGGCCTGCTCGGCGTGCGCCCGGACCTCGGCGAGGCGGTCCGGCTGCCGATGTTCTGGGCCAAGATCGCCTATGTCGCTTCGCTTGCCGCGGCGAGCCTGCGCGCCGTCGCGAGGCTGTCGCAGCCGGGCGCGCGGATCGGTGCCCGGCTGGGGGTCGCGCTTGCCGTGCCGGTGCTTGCGATGTGGGCGCTGGCGGCCGTCGTGCTGGCCCGCGCGGAACCCGCAGCCCGGATGGATCTGGTGCTCGGGGAGACGTGGGCCGTCTGTCCGTTCCTCATCGCCATGCTGTCGGCACCGGTGTTCGCGGCGACGCTGTGGGCCATGCGCGAGCTCGCGCCGACGCGCCTCCCGCTCGCAGGCGCCGCCGCAGGGCTTCTGTCGGGCGCGGTCGGTGGGCTGGTCTACTGCCTGCATTGTCCGGAGATGGCGGCGCCGTTCATCGGCACGTGGTACCTGCTCGGCATGC
- a CDS encoding sigma-70 family RNA polymerase sigma factor, protein MTDKGQMNATEGRLKGLLVRGLGGDADAYRAFLAELSGHLRAYFRRRLTRLPEEVEDLVQETLLAIHNVRHTYDASRPLTAWVHAIAKYKLADLLRRRAGHEALTDPIDDEADFFAAPENESAEARRDLGKLLDQLPDRQRLPIVHTKLEGLSVAEAARLTGMSESAVKVGVHRGMKALAALVRRKA, encoded by the coding sequence CGAGGGCCGGCTCAAGGGCCTGCTGGTGCGCGGCCTCGGAGGCGATGCCGACGCCTACCGCGCCTTCCTCGCGGAATTGAGCGGACATCTGCGCGCCTATTTCCGAAGGCGCCTCACCCGCTTGCCGGAAGAAGTGGAAGATCTCGTGCAGGAAACCTTGCTCGCCATTCACAACGTGCGCCACACCTACGACGCCAGCCGGCCGCTGACCGCCTGGGTGCATGCCATCGCGAAGTACAAGCTGGCCGATCTGCTGCGCCGGCGCGCGGGCCACGAGGCGCTGACGGACCCGATCGATGACGAGGCGGATTTCTTTGCCGCGCCCGAAAACGAGTCTGCCGAGGCGCGCCGGGACCTCGGCAAGCTGCTCGACCAGTTGCCGGACCGGCAGCGGCTGCCGATCGTGCATACGAAGCTGGAAGGCTTGTCCGTCGCCGAAGCGGCCCGGCTCACGGGGATGTCCGAGTCGGCCGTCAAGGTCGGGGTGCACCGCGGCATGAAGGCGCTGGCCGCCTTGGTTCGGAGAAAAGCATGA